From Bosea sp. NBC_00550, the proteins below share one genomic window:
- a CDS encoding tetratricopeptide repeat protein — translation MNGEQHCGGQVSGGGRHRVSQPSTWTAWTRAAFAAIVLLLSLAAPVAAGPSEDVAAMYSAVLRHLRPLADQGNANAQFNLGFMYSNGQGVPQNHAEALKWYRLAADQGNAEAQLMLGAMYRNGDGVPQDYAEALKWHRLAADQGNAEAQYFLGFMYSNGQGVPQNHAEALKWYRLAADQGNAFAQFNVGVMYMEGAGVPQDYVRAHMWFNLSAAQEVGHAARDRDELAKVMTPEQIAEAQNLAREWQPKRP, via the coding sequence ATGAATGGCGAGCAGCACTGCGGCGGACAGGTGAGTGGCGGCGGACGGCATCGCGTTTCGCAGCCATCGACTTGGACCGCATGGACGCGAGCGGCCTTTGCCGCCATCGTTCTGCTGTTGAGCCTTGCCGCACCTGTGGCGGCAGGACCGTCTGAGGACGTTGCCGCTATGTACTCTGCCGTGCTGCGGCACTTGCGTCCGCTGGCCGATCAAGGCAACGCCAACGCGCAGTTCAATCTTGGCTTCATGTACAGCAATGGCCAGGGCGTACCGCAGAACCACGCCGAGGCGCTGAAGTGGTATCGCCTCGCGGCAGACCAAGGCAACGCCGAGGCGCAGCTCATGCTCGGCGCCATGTACCGCAATGGCGATGGAGTGCCGCAGGATTACGCTGAGGCGTTGAAGTGGCATCGCCTCGCGGCAGACCAAGGCAACGCCGAGGCGCAGTACTTTCTTGGCTTCATGTACAGCAATGGCCAGGGCGTACCGCAGAACCACGCCGAGGCGCTGAAGTGGTATCGCCTCGCGGCAGACCAAGGCAACGCCTTCGCGCAGTTCAATGTCGGCGTCATGTACATGGAAGGCGCGGGCGTGCCGCAGGATTATGTCCGCGCACACATGTGGTTCAACTTGTCAGCCGCGCAGGAGGTTGGACATGCTGCGAGAGATAGGGATGAGCTTGCAAAGGTCATGACCCCCGAACAAATCGCGGAAGCCCAGAATCTGGCGCGTGAGTGGCAACCCAAGCGGCCCTGA